The following proteins are encoded in a genomic region of Dyadobacter sp. UC 10:
- a CDS encoding M20/M25/M40 family metallo-hydrolase: MADKNTEFLYKYLNNASPTGFESTGQQIWLDYIRPYIEEEIIDTYGTAVGVIGPGQDYKVVIEAHSDEISWFVNYISDDGYIHVRRNGGSDAAIAPSMRVNLHTAKGVVKGVFGWPAIHVREVAKDQVPKVHELFIDVGAAKKDEVFEMGIHVGTVVTFADGLDELNEKYYIGRALDNRMGGYMIAEVARMLHENNVRLPFTLYVVNAVQEEIGLRGAEMIARRLRPDLAICTDVTHDTQSPMYNKKEQGDLKAGNGPVICYGPAVQNNVRDLLIHVADEKKIPFQRQAVSRSTGTDTDSFAYSTEGIASALISLPLKYMHTTVEMVHKEDVQNVIQLMYDVLLSLKGDEDFRYIK; this comes from the coding sequence ATGGCAGACAAGAACACAGAATTTCTTTATAAGTATTTAAATAATGCATCGCCTACCGGCTTCGAATCCACTGGCCAGCAGATCTGGCTGGACTACATCAGGCCTTATATCGAAGAGGAAATTATCGACACTTATGGTACGGCCGTCGGGGTAATAGGCCCGGGACAGGATTACAAAGTGGTGATCGAAGCACATTCCGACGAAATTTCATGGTTTGTCAATTACATTTCTGACGATGGTTACATTCACGTCCGCCGTAATGGTGGTTCCGATGCGGCAATTGCACCTTCCATGCGGGTTAACCTGCACACAGCGAAAGGTGTTGTAAAAGGGGTATTCGGCTGGCCCGCGATCCACGTTCGTGAGGTGGCAAAAGATCAGGTGCCCAAAGTGCACGAGCTATTTATAGATGTAGGAGCGGCCAAAAAAGATGAAGTTTTCGAAATGGGTATCCACGTCGGAACGGTGGTTACTTTCGCAGACGGCCTGGATGAACTGAATGAAAAATACTACATCGGTCGCGCGCTGGACAACAGGATGGGCGGTTATATGATTGCTGAGGTTGCCCGCATGCTGCATGAAAACAATGTGCGTTTGCCGTTTACATTATACGTAGTCAATGCGGTTCAGGAGGAAATTGGGCTGCGGGGGGCGGAAATGATAGCGAGACGGCTGAGACCCGATCTGGCGATCTGTACCGATGTTACCCACGATACACAATCTCCGATGTACAATAAAAAGGAGCAGGGCGATTTGAAAGCAGGTAATGGTCCGGTGATTTGTTACGGTCCGGCCGTGCAGAACAATGTACGTGATCTCCTGATCCACGTGGCCGACGAAAAGAAAATCCCTTTCCAGCGCCAGGCAGTAAGCCGGTCGACAGGAACTGATACTGATTCGTTTGCTTACTCGACAGAAGGAATTGCTTCGGCATTGATCTCTCTTCCACTGAAATACATGCATACAACCGTGGAAATGGTACATAAGGAAGACGTTCAAAACGTGATCCAGTTGATGTACGACGTGCTTTTGTCGCTCAAAGGCGACGAGGATTTCAGATATATTAAGTAA
- the greA gene encoding transcription elongation factor GreA, whose translation MAKISYYTEEGLTKLRNELNDMKTKGRTEIARQIAEARDKGDLSENAEYDAAKDAQGMHEMKIAKLEEILSTARVIDESSIDNSQVSVLSKVKIKNRKNGMEVTYTLVSEEEADLKTGKISVGSPIGKGLLGKKIGDTTEIKVPAGVMEFEVLDISRFSE comes from the coding sequence ATGGCTAAAATTTCATACTATACGGAGGAAGGATTAACAAAGCTGAGAAATGAGCTGAATGATATGAAAACCAAAGGCCGCACGGAGATTGCACGACAGATTGCAGAAGCGCGGGACAAAGGGGATTTGAGCGAAAACGCAGAATATGACGCGGCTAAAGATGCACAGGGGATGCATGAAATGAAAATCGCAAAGCTGGAAGAAATTCTTTCCACTGCCCGTGTGATCGACGAGTCGTCTATTGATAATTCCCAGGTTTCTGTTCTTTCAAAAGTGAAGATCAAAAACCGCAAAAATGGAATGGAAGTAACATATACACTGGTTTCCGAAGAGGAGGCTGACCTGAAAACCGGTAAAATATCAGTGGGTTCCCCGATTGGAAAAGGTTTGTTGGGTAAGAAAATAGGTGATACAACCGAGATTAAAGTGCCTGCCGGGGTGATGGAGTTCGAAGTACTGGATATCAGCCGTTTCAGCGAATAG
- the fmt gene encoding methionyl-tRNA formyltransferase produces the protein MSNTFRIIFMGTPEFAVPSLQSLVESNSNVVAVVTVPDKPSGRGQKQTASQVKIYAESQGIPVLQPEKLRDPAFLEQLKSFQADLQVVVAFRMLPEVVWNMPPKGTFNLHSSLLPQYRGAAPINWAVINGETETGVTTFFIEKEIDTGKIIFQDKEPISWEDDAGTLHDRLMERGARLVVKTVQAIEADEYPQEAQDESKEIKLAPKIFRETCEIDWTRPSIEIHNFVRGLSPYPAAWTTLNGFSCKIFKTRPLDLSEKGSPGEFNTDQKSFLHFKTGDGWVAVEVLQMEGKKRMTVGDFLRGYRL, from the coding sequence ATGTCAAATACATTCAGGATAATCTTCATGGGAACCCCCGAGTTTGCGGTCCCAAGTTTACAAAGTCTGGTCGAAAGCAATTCTAATGTTGTGGCCGTTGTAACCGTGCCTGACAAGCCCTCGGGAAGGGGGCAGAAGCAGACTGCTTCGCAGGTGAAAATCTATGCTGAATCACAGGGAATACCTGTCTTACAACCTGAAAAATTACGGGATCCTGCGTTTCTGGAACAACTCAAATCGTTCCAGGCAGATTTGCAGGTAGTAGTGGCGTTCCGCATGTTGCCGGAGGTGGTCTGGAATATGCCTCCGAAAGGTACATTCAATTTGCATAGCTCCCTTTTGCCACAATATCGGGGCGCGGCTCCAATCAACTGGGCGGTTATCAATGGAGAAACAGAAACGGGCGTCACCACTTTTTTCATAGAAAAGGAAATTGACACGGGTAAGATTATTTTTCAAGACAAAGAACCAATTTCGTGGGAAGATGATGCAGGTACCTTGCACGACAGGCTGATGGAAAGAGGCGCCAGACTCGTAGTTAAAACGGTTCAGGCAATCGAAGCGGACGAATATCCCCAGGAAGCGCAGGACGAATCGAAGGAGATTAAATTGGCCCCCAAGATTTTCCGGGAAACCTGCGAAATTGATTGGACACGTCCCTCGATTGAAATACATAATTTTGTAAGAGGCCTATCCCCTTATCCCGCAGCCTGGACAACGCTGAACGGATTTTCATGTAAAATCTTTAAGACTCGGCCCCTCGATTTGAGCGAGAAAGGTTCGCCGGGAGAATTTAATACTGACCAAAAATCGTTTCTTCACTTTAAGACCGGTGACGGCTGGGTTGCGGTAGAAGTTTTGCAAATGGAAGGAAAGAAGAGGATGACAGTCGGAGATTTCCTGCGGGGATACAGACTCTGA